From Gordonia crocea, the proteins below share one genomic window:
- a CDS encoding heme/hemin ABC transporter substrate-binding protein, translating to MRTVRRAAAAPMACALMVAALMVVGGCSTTPLDVGGGAPAVSVVPTGPRTATVPENPVAVTADPSPQLPTTVPSADGPNVTVTDVSRIVALDRFGTYGTTVFALGLGGNLVGRDIATKFPAAEHIPVLTPDGTNANLEALLALRPTVVLADASIPSVATLAVRLRAARIPVVLGDPARTIDNTAAQLRATAAALGVRAAGERLVAQTEAQIARAKAMVPHLKPKPKVAFLYARGTGLMILGGPGSGASELIEFLGAQDAGTAAGLTDAYTSLTAEGLIKAAPDVLLMMTDGLASVGGIDGLLRVPGVAQTPAGRTRSVIDMSDGQLLSFGPRTGTVALALATALYRG from the coding sequence ATGAGGACCGTGCGCCGAGCGGCCGCCGCCCCGATGGCCTGCGCCCTGATGGTCGCAGCCCTGATGGTGGTCGGCGGCTGCTCGACGACGCCTCTCGACGTCGGCGGGGGTGCTCCGGCGGTGTCGGTCGTGCCGACCGGGCCGCGGACCGCCACGGTGCCCGAAAACCCCGTTGCGGTCACCGCCGACCCGTCGCCGCAACTCCCGACGACGGTGCCATCGGCCGACGGGCCCAACGTGACGGTCACCGACGTCAGCCGGATCGTCGCGCTGGACCGGTTCGGCACCTACGGGACTACGGTGTTCGCCCTGGGGTTGGGCGGTAACCTCGTCGGCCGCGATATCGCGACGAAATTCCCTGCGGCCGAACACATCCCGGTACTGACACCGGATGGCACGAATGCCAACCTGGAGGCGCTGCTGGCTTTGCGGCCCACCGTAGTCCTCGCCGACGCGTCGATCCCGTCCGTCGCCACGCTGGCGGTGCGGCTGCGCGCGGCCCGGATCCCCGTCGTCCTCGGCGATCCCGCCCGGACGATCGACAACACCGCCGCCCAGTTGCGGGCCACCGCGGCCGCGCTCGGGGTGCGGGCGGCCGGTGAGAGGCTGGTGGCGCAGACCGAGGCGCAGATTGCGCGCGCCAAGGCGATGGTCCCGCACCTCAAACCCAAGCCGAAAGTGGCGTTCCTCTATGCCCGGGGCACCGGTCTGATGATTCTGGGCGGGCCCGGCTCGGGCGCGTCGGAGTTGATCGAGTTCCTCGGCGCGCAGGACGCGGGCACCGCCGCCGGACTGACCGATGCCTACACCTCGCTGACCGCCGAGGGGCTGATCAAAGCGGCCCCCGACGTCTTGCTGATGATGACCGACGGGTTGGCCTCGGTCGGCGGCATCGACGGGCTCCTGCGCGTTCCCGGTGTCGCGCAGACGCCGGCCGGGCGGACCCGTTCGGTGATCGACATGTCCGACGGACAGCTGCTCAGTTTCGGACCCCGCACCGGAACGGTGGCCCTGGCGCTGGCGACCGCGCTGTACCGGGGTTGA
- a CDS encoding NUDIX domain-containing protein produces the protein MSGGHEFTVAGSAVRYDGAILALRVDDVQMPGGGVKQREVVEHDGAVAVVALDDQGRIALIEQYRHPLGRRLWELPAGLLDAPGEDPVDAAARELAEEVDLAADRWEVLVDLAVSPGFTDEALRVYLARGLRALPAAERADEEADLRWSWVALDEAAAMALRGDIVNATAVAGILAATRVVDGTATARPVDAPWTDRPRAFDRRKAARGERD, from the coding sequence ATGTCGGGCGGGCACGAGTTCACCGTCGCCGGATCTGCGGTTCGCTATGACGGCGCGATCTTGGCGCTGCGCGTCGACGACGTGCAGATGCCCGGCGGTGGCGTCAAGCAGCGCGAGGTCGTCGAGCACGACGGCGCCGTCGCGGTCGTGGCACTCGACGACCAGGGGCGCATCGCGCTGATCGAGCAGTACCGGCACCCGCTGGGCAGGCGGTTGTGGGAGCTGCCCGCAGGATTGCTCGACGCGCCGGGGGAGGACCCGGTCGACGCGGCTGCGCGCGAGCTCGCCGAAGAAGTCGACCTGGCGGCCGATCGGTGGGAGGTCCTCGTGGACCTGGCGGTGTCTCCCGGCTTCACCGACGAGGCGCTGCGGGTCTACCTGGCCCGCGGCCTGCGCGCGTTGCCGGCGGCCGAGCGCGCCGACGAGGAGGCCGACCTGCGCTGGTCATGGGTGGCCCTCGACGAGGCAGCGGCGATGGCGCTGCGCGGCGACATCGTGAACGCGACGGCGGTGGCCGGGATCCTCGCCGCCACGCGCGTCGTCGACGGTACCGCGACGGCACGACCGGTCGACGCACCGTGGACCGATCGGCCCCGGGCCTTTGACCGGCGCAAAGCCGCGCGGGGTGAGCGCGACTGA
- the der gene encoding ribosome biogenesis GTPase Der, with translation MSDEILGTDSLPGDGVWTDESDWELVDAAGDGGADDASAVLPSVAIVGRPNVGKSTLVNRFLGRREAVVEDLPGVTRDRVSYQASWSGRPFMVVDTGGWEPDAKGLQQAVADQAERAMTAVDAIVLVVDATVGPTATDEAVARVLRRADVPVLLAANKVDSERAEADAAALWSLGLGEPHPVSAAHGRGAGDLLDEVLKVLPERTRVVAPSDAPRRVALVGKPNVGKSSLLNKLAGQERSVVDNVAGTTVDPVDELIELDGKPWLFVDTAGLRRKVRTASGHEYYASLRTRSALEAAEVAILLIDASETLTEQDLRVLSLVVETGRALVIAFNKWDLVDEDRRYLLDKEIDRELSRVLWASRVNISAMTGRSVAKLVPALESALDSWDKRISTGQLNNWIKDVVAANPPPVRGGRQPRIMFATQAATRPPTFVLFTTGFLEAGYRRFLERRLREQFGFHGSPVRINVRVRDKREQRRKR, from the coding sequence GTGAGCGACGAGATTCTCGGGACGGACTCGCTCCCGGGCGACGGGGTGTGGACCGACGAATCCGACTGGGAGCTCGTCGACGCGGCGGGCGACGGCGGGGCCGACGATGCGAGCGCGGTACTGCCGTCGGTGGCCATCGTCGGGCGGCCCAACGTCGGCAAGTCGACGCTGGTGAACCGGTTCCTCGGTCGCCGCGAGGCCGTGGTCGAAGACCTGCCGGGGGTGACCCGGGACCGGGTCTCCTACCAGGCGAGCTGGTCGGGCCGCCCGTTCATGGTGGTCGACACCGGCGGCTGGGAACCCGACGCCAAGGGGCTGCAGCAGGCGGTCGCCGATCAGGCGGAGCGCGCGATGACCGCCGTGGACGCGATCGTGCTGGTCGTCGACGCCACCGTCGGGCCGACCGCCACCGACGAGGCCGTCGCCCGGGTGCTGCGCCGCGCCGACGTGCCGGTCCTGCTGGCGGCCAACAAGGTCGACAGCGAGCGGGCCGAGGCCGACGCGGCCGCCCTGTGGTCGTTGGGCCTGGGCGAACCGCACCCGGTGTCGGCCGCCCACGGCCGCGGCGCCGGCGACCTGCTCGACGAGGTGCTCAAGGTGTTGCCCGAACGCACCCGCGTCGTGGCGCCGTCGGATGCGCCGCGCCGCGTCGCACTGGTCGGCAAGCCGAACGTCGGCAAGAGCTCGCTGCTGAACAAGCTGGCCGGGCAAGAGCGCTCGGTGGTGGACAACGTGGCCGGAACCACGGTCGACCCGGTCGACGAGTTGATCGAACTCGACGGGAAGCCGTGGCTGTTCGTCGACACCGCGGGATTGCGCCGCAAGGTGCGCACCGCGTCGGGTCACGAGTACTACGCCTCGCTGCGCACCCGCTCGGCGCTGGAGGCCGCCGAGGTCGCCATCCTGCTGATCGATGCTTCGGAGACCCTGACCGAACAGGACCTGCGGGTGTTGAGCCTGGTGGTGGAGACCGGGCGTGCGCTGGTGATCGCGTTCAACAAGTGGGACCTGGTCGACGAGGACCGTCGCTACCTGCTGGACAAGGAGATCGATCGCGAGTTGAGCCGGGTGCTGTGGGCCAGCCGGGTCAACATCTCGGCGATGACCGGCCGGTCGGTGGCCAAGCTCGTCCCCGCGCTGGAATCGGCGCTGGACTCCTGGGACAAGCGGATCAGCACCGGCCAGCTCAACAACTGGATCAAGGACGTCGTCGCGGCCAACCCGCCGCCGGTGCGCGGCGGCCGTCAGCCCCGCATCATGTTCGCCACCCAGGCGGCGACGCGCCCGCCCACGTTCGTCCTGTTCACCACCGGTTTCCTCGAGGCCGGGTACCGCCGCTTCCTGGAGCGGCGGCTGCGGGAGCAATTCGGGTTCCACGGCTCCCCGGTGCGGATCAACGTGCGGGTTCGCGACAAGCGGGAGCAGCGTCGCAAACGCTGA
- a CDS encoding segregation and condensation protein A, with the protein MTAPTEPTAQDSQETPEAGGEPGFRVSLDNFEGPFDLLLSLISQHRLDVTEVALHAVTDDFIAYTKAMGEAMDLEQTTEFLVVAATLLDLKAARLLPSGEVDDPEDLALLEARDLLFARLLQYRAYKQAAALFAELEATALQRYPRAVALEDQFAELLPEVTLGVDARGFAEVAAIALTPKPVPTVGLDHLHIPKVSVPEQAKRLTVLLRTAPGGTMTFGELVAECANGLEVVARFLGLLELYRERAVGFEQEEALGVLTVNWTGDRDAEDLTMDRAEEYG; encoded by the coding sequence ATGACTGCGCCCACCGAGCCGACGGCGCAGGATTCGCAGGAGACTCCCGAGGCCGGGGGAGAACCCGGGTTCCGGGTCTCGTTGGACAACTTCGAGGGCCCGTTCGACCTGTTGTTGTCGTTGATCAGCCAGCACCGCCTCGACGTCACCGAGGTCGCCCTGCACGCGGTGACCGACGACTTCATCGCCTACACCAAGGCCATGGGCGAGGCGATGGACCTGGAGCAGACGACGGAGTTCCTCGTCGTCGCGGCCACCCTGCTCGACCTGAAGGCGGCGCGGCTGCTGCCGTCCGGCGAGGTCGACGACCCGGAGGACCTCGCCCTGCTGGAGGCCCGCGACCTGCTGTTCGCGCGGCTGCTGCAATACCGGGCCTACAAGCAGGCGGCCGCCTTGTTCGCCGAACTCGAGGCGACGGCGCTGCAGCGGTATCCGCGTGCGGTCGCGCTGGAAGACCAGTTCGCCGAGTTGCTGCCCGAGGTCACGCTCGGGGTGGACGCGAGGGGATTCGCCGAGGTCGCGGCGATCGCCCTGACGCCCAAACCGGTGCCCACCGTCGGACTCGACCACCTGCACATCCCGAAGGTGTCGGTGCCCGAACAGGCCAAGCGGCTGACCGTGCTGCTGCGCACCGCGCCGGGCGGCACGATGACCTTCGGCGAGCTTGTCGCCGAGTGCGCCAACGGGCTGGAGGTCGTCGCACGGTTCCTCGGCCTGCTGGAGTTGTACCGCGAGCGGGCCGTCGGGTTCGAGCAGGAGGAGGCCCTGGGGGTGCTCACCGTGAACTGGACCGGCGACCGCGACGCCGAGGACTTGACCATGGACCGAGCGGAGGAATACGGATGA
- a CDS encoding DUF4878 domain-containing protein, with product MNLRFAGAVTALAAVALFGAVGCSNSEEASDTAGTTPSVVQTQGLESAKAQEILRTLLDPATTPQAAAALVDSTDASWGEKVHGFAQSASRGGYTPDKFTVKSVAAQGADKAVAQVEVASPHAPGPVTVPYTFNQVNGTWKLSAESAEALVGMGAAHSHH from the coding sequence ATGAACCTTCGCTTTGCCGGTGCCGTGACCGCCCTGGCCGCCGTCGCCCTGTTCGGTGCCGTCGGGTGCAGCAACTCCGAGGAGGCCTCCGACACGGCCGGTACCACCCCTTCGGTGGTGCAGACCCAGGGCCTGGAGAGCGCTAAGGCACAGGAGATCCTGCGCACCCTCCTCGACCCGGCCACCACGCCGCAGGCCGCGGCCGCGCTGGTGGATTCGACGGATGCCTCGTGGGGCGAGAAGGTGCACGGGTTCGCGCAGAGTGCGTCGCGCGGCGGGTACACGCCGGACAAGTTCACCGTGAAGTCGGTGGCGGCGCAGGGTGCCGACAAGGCGGTGGCCCAGGTCGAGGTCGCCAGCCCGCATGCGCCGGGACCGGTGACCGTTCCCTACACCTTCAACCAGGTCAACGGCACCTGGAAGCTGTCGGCGGAGTCGGCCGAGGCCCTCGTCGGCATGGGCGCGGCGCATTCACACCACTGA
- the cmk gene encoding (d)CMP kinase, with protein sequence MTGQTQVVAIDGPAGTGKSTVSRQLAQRVGAQYLDTGAMYRAASLAVLRGEVAPDDDDAVADLVGTLAIDLHDGPDGAIVILDGEDVSTAIRGDEVTNTVSAVAANARVREQMVELQRRVAQGRFVVVEGRDIGTVVFPDAALKVFLTATPEERALRRHRQNVAAGRDSDLDEVLASVNRRDHLDSTRAASPLRRADDAVELDTSGLTLEQVLAGLIDMVDQRIGVRR encoded by the coding sequence GTGACCGGCCAGACGCAGGTCGTCGCCATCGACGGACCCGCGGGCACCGGAAAGTCCACGGTGTCGCGCCAGTTGGCGCAGCGGGTCGGGGCGCAATACCTCGACACCGGCGCGATGTATCGCGCGGCCAGCCTGGCGGTGTTGCGGGGCGAAGTCGCGCCCGACGACGACGATGCGGTCGCCGACCTCGTCGGAACCCTTGCGATCGATCTGCACGACGGGCCCGACGGCGCCATCGTGATCCTCGACGGCGAGGACGTCTCCACCGCGATCCGCGGCGACGAGGTGACCAACACGGTGTCGGCGGTGGCCGCCAATGCGCGGGTGCGCGAGCAGATGGTCGAATTGCAGCGCCGCGTGGCACAGGGCCGCTTCGTGGTCGTCGAGGGCCGCGACATCGGCACGGTCGTGTTCCCCGACGCGGCTCTGAAAGTCTTTCTGACCGCCACGCCGGAGGAGCGCGCCCTGCGGCGGCACCGGCAGAACGTGGCGGCCGGGCGCGACAGCGACCTCGACGAGGTGCTGGCCAGCGTCAACCGGCGCGACCACCTCGATTCGACGAGGGCCGCGTCGCCGCTGCGCCGCGCCGATGACGCGGTCGAGCTGGATACGAGCGGACTCACCCTGGAACAGGTGTTGGCGGGGTTGATCGACATGGTGGACCAACGGATCGGGGTGCGACGGTGA
- the xerD gene encoding site-specific tyrosine recombinase XerD: MDRYLDHLVVERGVAANTVASYRRDLRRYREFLLARGIEDLGRVEEGHVRDFLVALRSPETDGGEAREPLAESSIARTLVATRGLHKFAVAEGMAADDPARAVRPPKPAQRLPKALSVDEVGAILACVGGDEPRGLRDRALLELLYSCGARITEVVSLDVDDLDLEHRTVLLRGKGGKQRLVPIGGPAVDAVEAYLVRARPALASARSGPAVFLNARGGRLSRQSAWQILADAAHRAGITATVSPHTLRHSFATHLLDGGADVRVVQELLGHASVTTTQVYTLVTVSTMREVYATAHPRAR, translated from the coding sequence GTGGACCGCTACCTCGACCACCTGGTGGTCGAGCGCGGCGTGGCGGCCAACACCGTCGCCTCTTACCGCCGCGACCTGCGGCGCTACCGGGAGTTCCTCCTCGCCCGCGGGATCGAGGATCTCGGCCGGGTCGAGGAGGGGCACGTCCGGGACTTCCTCGTCGCCCTGCGCTCGCCGGAAACCGACGGGGGCGAGGCCCGCGAGCCGCTGGCGGAGAGTTCGATCGCCCGGACCCTCGTCGCGACGCGGGGACTACACAAGTTCGCCGTCGCCGAGGGGATGGCCGCCGACGACCCGGCGCGCGCCGTGCGGCCGCCGAAGCCCGCCCAGCGGCTGCCCAAAGCCTTGTCGGTCGACGAGGTCGGGGCGATCCTGGCCTGTGTGGGCGGCGACGAGCCGCGCGGGTTGCGCGACCGGGCCCTACTGGAATTGCTCTACAGCTGCGGGGCGCGCATCACCGAGGTCGTCTCGCTCGACGTCGACGACCTCGACCTCGAGCACCGCACGGTATTGCTGCGCGGCAAAGGCGGCAAGCAGCGGCTGGTCCCGATCGGCGGCCCCGCCGTCGACGCCGTCGAGGCCTATCTGGTGCGGGCCCGGCCCGCGCTGGCATCGGCGCGCAGCGGGCCGGCGGTGTTTCTCAACGCCCGCGGCGGCCGCTTGTCGCGGCAGAGCGCCTGGCAGATCCTGGCCGACGCCGCACACCGCGCGGGGATCACCGCGACGGTGTCGCCACACACGCTCCGGCACAGCTTCGCCACGCACCTGCTCGACGGTGGTGCCGATGTCCGCGTCGTCCAAGAACTCCTGGGGCACGCCTCGGTGACCACGACGCAGGTCTACACCCTGGTAACGGTCTCGACCATGCGCGAGGTCTACGCCACGGCACACCCCCGCGCCCGCTAG
- a CDS encoding CTP synthase, with protein sequence MRPLRHGSAGTKHIFVTGGVASSLGKGLTASSLGQLLTARGLHVTMQKLDPYLNVDPGTMDPFQHGEVFVTEDGAETDLDVGHYERFLDVNLSQAANVTTGQVYSTVIAKERRGEYLGQTVQVIPHITDEIKRRVLDMREPGDDGIRPDVVITEIGGTVGDIESQPFIEAARQIRHDVGRDNVFFLHVSLVPYLAPSGELKTKPTQHSVAALRNVGIQPDALILRCDRDVPESLKQKIALMCDVDIEGVISTPDAPSIYDIPKVLHAESLDAYVVRKLGLPFRDVDWSVWGELLRRVHEPRETVRVALVGKYVDLPDAYLSVTEAIRAGGFAHRARTEIVWVQSDLCATDAGAQAELGDVDAIVVPGGFGIRGIEGKVGAIRYARRRGIPLLGLCLGLQCVVIEAARSVGFDDANSAEFEPESTHPVISVMADQEQAVAGEADLGGTMRLGSYPAVLGEGTQVARAYGTTEVTERHRHRFEVNNAYRDKIAEAGLVFSGTSPDGRLVEFVEYPREQHPFLVATQAHPELKSRPTRPHPLFSGLIEAAIEYKAAERLPVEIPRRDDDAAPVAAE encoded by the coding sequence TTGCGACCTTTGCGCCACGGCAGTGCCGGCACCAAACACATCTTCGTCACCGGCGGTGTTGCTTCCTCGCTGGGCAAGGGGCTGACCGCGTCGAGCCTCGGACAGTTGCTGACCGCACGCGGCCTGCACGTCACGATGCAGAAGCTCGACCCCTATCTCAACGTCGACCCGGGCACGATGGACCCGTTCCAGCACGGTGAGGTCTTCGTCACCGAGGACGGCGCCGAGACCGACCTCGACGTGGGCCATTACGAGCGGTTCCTCGACGTGAACCTGTCCCAGGCGGCCAACGTCACGACCGGGCAGGTCTATTCGACGGTGATCGCCAAGGAGCGGCGCGGCGAGTACCTGGGCCAGACCGTCCAGGTCATCCCGCACATCACCGACGAGATCAAGCGCCGTGTCCTGGACATGCGCGAACCGGGCGACGACGGGATCCGGCCGGATGTCGTCATCACCGAGATCGGCGGCACGGTCGGCGACATCGAGTCGCAGCCGTTCATCGAGGCGGCGCGCCAGATCCGCCACGACGTCGGCCGTGACAACGTCTTCTTCCTCCACGTGTCGCTGGTGCCGTACCTGGCGCCGTCGGGCGAGCTGAAGACCAAGCCGACGCAGCACTCGGTGGCCGCGCTGCGCAACGTCGGCATCCAGCCCGACGCGCTGATCCTGCGCTGCGACCGGGACGTCCCGGAATCGTTGAAGCAGAAGATCGCGCTGATGTGCGACGTCGACATCGAGGGCGTCATCTCGACCCCGGATGCCCCGAGCATCTACGACATCCCCAAGGTCCTGCACGCCGAGAGCCTCGACGCCTATGTCGTGCGCAAGCTGGGCCTGCCGTTCCGCGACGTGGACTGGTCGGTGTGGGGCGAACTCCTGCGCCGCGTGCACGAGCCGCGGGAAACCGTGCGGGTCGCGCTGGTGGGCAAGTATGTCGACCTGCCCGACGCCTACCTGTCGGTGACCGAGGCCATCCGGGCGGGCGGGTTCGCCCACCGGGCCCGCACCGAGATCGTCTGGGTCCAGTCCGACCTGTGCGCGACCGACGCCGGGGCGCAGGCCGAACTCGGCGACGTGGATGCGATCGTCGTCCCCGGCGGCTTCGGCATCCGCGGCATCGAGGGCAAGGTCGGCGCCATCCGCTACGCGCGGCGCCGCGGCATCCCGCTGCTCGGGCTGTGCCTGGGCCTGCAGTGCGTCGTCATCGAGGCGGCCCGCTCGGTCGGCTTCGACGACGCGAACTCCGCGGAATTCGAACCCGAGTCCACCCACCCGGTCATCTCGGTGATGGCCGACCAGGAGCAGGCGGTGGCCGGCGAGGCGGACTTGGGCGGCACCATGCGCCTGGGTTCCTATCCCGCGGTCCTCGGCGAGGGTACCCAGGTGGCCCGCGCCTACGGCACCACCGAGGTCACCGAGCGCCACCGCCACCGGTTCGAGGTGAACAACGCCTACCGCGACAAGATCGCCGAGGCGGGCCTGGTGTTCTCCGGCACGTCGCCGGACGGCCGCCTGGTGGAGTTCGTCGAGTACCCGCGCGAGCAGCACCCGTTCCTCGTCGCCACGCAGGCGCACCCGGAGCTCAAGTCGCGCCCGACGCGTCCCCATCCGCTGTTCAGCGGCTTGATCGAAGCGGCCATCGAGTACAAGGCCGCCGAGCGGCTGCCGGTGGAGATCCCGCGCCGCGACGACGACGCCGCTCCCGTCGCCGCGGAGTAG
- a CDS encoding pseudouridine synthase: MASASRDGTPGSRRTRGTQDGGTAGKHSAGNGAQGKGGSGKGGPGKGAPKKGAPKKAHGKTAGKPRQRARVDAETGKVRLNNAKPAKRQRGDVELRAEGEFIGADHRASDPYNPSGTRLQKVLASAGVASRRGAEEMIAAGRVSVDGVVVTEQGMRVDPRQVIVRVDGIRVLVDEDMTYLALNKPNGYHSTMADDQGRPCVGDLVAERVMAGQRLFHVGRLDAETEGLLLLTNDGDLAHRLMHPSFEVPKTYLATVRGEVPRSLSRHVRAGITLDDGPVTVDEFVPLQVWDGASVLRITLHEGRNRIVRRLLDHLGHPVTRLVRTDVGPIHLGDQRPGSLRVLGRDEIGALYQAVGL, from the coding sequence ATGGCATCCGCTAGCCGAGACGGCACACCGGGATCCCGACGAACACGCGGCACCCAAGACGGTGGCACCGCCGGGAAACACTCCGCCGGGAACGGCGCCCAGGGCAAGGGCGGCTCCGGAAAGGGCGGTCCCGGCAAGGGCGCACCGAAGAAGGGCGCACCGAAGAAGGCGCACGGCAAGACGGCCGGCAAGCCCCGGCAGCGCGCCCGGGTCGACGCCGAGACGGGCAAGGTCCGCCTCAACAACGCCAAACCCGCCAAACGGCAGCGCGGCGACGTCGAGCTGCGCGCCGAGGGCGAGTTCATCGGCGCCGACCACCGCGCCTCGGACCCGTACAACCCGTCGGGCACCCGGTTGCAGAAGGTCCTCGCGTCGGCCGGGGTCGCCTCGCGCCGCGGCGCCGAGGAGATGATCGCGGCCGGCCGGGTGAGCGTGGACGGCGTCGTCGTCACCGAGCAGGGGATGCGCGTCGACCCCCGCCAGGTGATCGTGCGCGTCGACGGGATCCGCGTCCTCGTCGACGAGGACATGACCTACCTTGCGCTCAACAAGCCCAACGGCTACCACTCTACGATGGCCGACGACCAGGGGCGGCCCTGCGTCGGCGACCTGGTGGCCGAGCGCGTCATGGCCGGGCAGCGCCTGTTCCACGTCGGCCGGCTCGACGCCGAGACCGAGGGCCTGTTGCTGTTGACCAACGACGGCGACCTCGCCCACCGGCTGATGCACCCGTCGTTCGAGGTGCCCAAGACCTACCTGGCGACCGTGCGCGGCGAGGTGCCGCGCTCGCTGTCGCGCCACGTGCGCGCCGGGATCACCCTCGACGACGGGCCGGTGACCGTCGACGAATTCGTCCCCCTGCAGGTGTGGGACGGGGCCTCGGTCCTGCGGATCACGCTGCACGAGGGCCGCAACCGCATCGTCCGCCGACTCCTGGACCACCTCGGGCACCCGGTGACCCGGCTGGTCCGCACCGACGTCGGCCCGATCCACCTCGGCGACCAGCGGCCCGGTTCGCTGCGGGTCCTCGGCCGAGACGAAATCGGTGCGCTCTACCAGGCGGTCGGACTGTGA
- a CDS encoding ParA family protein: MSVSDSGVDDEAENADPGEVGPTGRPVRPILQPAPLSSHGPASIVAVCNQKGGVGKTTSTINIGAALAEYGRRVLLVDLDPQGALSAGLGVAHHELEQTVHNLLVPPIASIDDVLQRTRVEGMDLLPSNIDLSAAEIQLVNEVGREQTLGRALHPVVDRYDYILIDCQPSLGLLTVNALACSDSVLIPMECEYFSLRGLALLTDTIDKVRDRLNPRLEIGGILATMFDPRTVHSREVMARVVEVFGDVVFDTAINRTVRFPETSVAGEPIISWAPKSAGANAYRDVAAEIIARGAGAR; this comes from the coding sequence ATGTCGGTGAGTGATTCCGGCGTCGACGATGAGGCCGAGAACGCCGACCCTGGGGAGGTGGGCCCCACCGGTCGACCGGTGCGGCCGATCCTGCAGCCGGCACCGCTGTCCTCGCACGGCCCGGCCAGCATCGTCGCGGTCTGCAACCAGAAGGGCGGCGTGGGCAAGACCACGTCGACGATCAACATCGGCGCGGCGCTCGCCGAATACGGTCGCCGGGTCCTGCTGGTCGACCTCGACCCCCAGGGGGCGCTGTCGGCCGGCCTCGGCGTTGCCCACCACGAACTCGAGCAGACCGTGCACAACCTGCTGGTGCCGCCGATCGCCTCGATCGACGACGTCCTGCAGCGCACCCGCGTCGAGGGAATGGACCTGCTGCCCAGCAACATCGACCTGTCGGCCGCGGAGATCCAACTGGTCAACGAGGTGGGCCGGGAGCAGACGCTGGGACGGGCGCTGCACCCTGTCGTGGACCGCTACGACTACATCCTGATCGACTGCCAGCCGTCGCTGGGTTTGCTGACCGTGAACGCCCTGGCCTGCTCGGATTCGGTGCTCATCCCGATGGAGTGCGAGTATTTCAGCCTCCGCGGGCTCGCGCTGCTCACCGACACCATCGACAAGGTCCGCGACCGGTTGAACCCGCGGCTGGAGATCGGCGGGATCCTGGCCACCATGTTCGACCCCCGCACCGTGCACTCGCGCGAGGTGATGGCGCGCGTGGTCGAGGTCTTCGGCGACGTCGTGTTCGACACCGCGATCAACCGGACCGTCCGCTTCCCGGAGACGAGTGTGGCCGGGGAGCCGATCATCTCGTGGGCGCCGAAGTCGGCCGGCGCCAACGCCTACCGCGACGTCGCAGCCGAGATCATCGCCCGCGGCGCCGGGGCTCGATGA
- the scpB gene encoding SMC-Scp complex subunit ScpB, protein MSDDSTQTTLDSEDAIHLDDAELRSALEAVLLVVDTPVSVEELATATDQDRLRVKTMLTVMSDDLTAAGSGIDLRLTADGWRFYTRAEFAPYVERLLLDGARTKLTRAALETLAVIAYRQPVTRARVSAIRGVNVDGVIRTLVARGLINEAGTDPQTSATMYGTTELFLERLGLASLGELPDLGPLLPDVDLIEDLSEELTSDPRFAKLDAGQAESDDAAAAATAAARDDEQD, encoded by the coding sequence ATGAGCGACGACTCGACCCAGACGACCCTCGATTCCGAGGATGCGATCCACCTCGACGACGCCGAGCTGCGGTCCGCGCTCGAGGCCGTCCTGCTCGTGGTGGACACCCCGGTCTCGGTGGAGGAGTTGGCGACCGCAACCGACCAGGACCGGTTGCGGGTCAAAACGATGCTGACGGTGATGTCCGACGACCTCACCGCCGCGGGCAGCGGGATCGACCTGCGGCTCACCGCCGACGGCTGGCGCTTCTACACGCGGGCGGAGTTCGCGCCCTACGTCGAGCGGCTGCTCCTCGACGGCGCCCGCACGAAACTGACCCGGGCCGCCCTGGAGACGCTCGCCGTCATCGCCTATCGGCAGCCGGTCACCCGGGCCCGCGTCTCGGCGATCCGCGGGGTCAACGTCGACGGCGTCATCCGCACCCTGGTCGCCCGCGGCCTCATCAACGAGGCCGGCACCGACCCGCAGACCTCGGCGACGATGTACGGCACCACCGAATTGTTCTTGGAGCGGCTCGGACTCGCGTCGCTGGGGGAGCTGCCCGACCTGGGGCCGCTGCTGCCCGACGTCGACCTCATCGAGGACCTCTCCGAGGAACTCACATCCGATCCGCGATTCGCCAAACTGGACGCTGGCCAGGCAGAATCGGATGATGCGGCGGCCGCGGCAACAGCGGCGGCACGCGACGACGAGCAGGACTGA